One Chitinivibrionales bacterium DNA segment encodes these proteins:
- a CDS encoding PEGA domain-containing protein: protein MDKISRQESDPGIKKVSALLKSVTVPHKEDHEWTVMANEIFSALDNTPVHSGKTRLQLPLPDFLKIKPSVAFAVATALVLAALSFQISFMLFIPKPLPNARVVTVQGAVTSGHPRGRASESTLESGNDLLSLPVREGEILETGKDGSCIIALEENTGIALFENSRVEITHASAGKFSAFLEKGTILARVPPPRKGKRFTIVTPNAECHITGTIFKVQVEKDPVSLRTKTTLSVIEGTVQFRSSIRKKMVFDITEGEFSVLEGSDSFATSGQITENRSALKEALQVLAPLDRAVSPLENSAVALSSDPPGAAVFIDGEYTGKTPLYSEFPAGNHTLTFSYLNYYPCDTILTVTADKSHSMTISLERAIVIDSVKAQTPEPVPQKKKKRGFFSLFRKEPEQKPVPPAPKPASISKHPEFIKAMNDLQFGRYTTAIERLRSLALSDDISSESKVTVLEKMALCHKKNRQFDNALTIYNSMYEIVGSGVKKDNLLWEIITIKIDRLQDYAGAEMDLVEYLIAYPDGLWLFEAYVRLAEMQYLLDKPEAAARTYKKHVEYFSGKQDVHRSIYALAQIYRTELDNCSEALKWYTKLISEYPQSTYKENSVFWRAECFSRLGRSQEAKQEYQYYLSHFPQGRWKEAAAARMQAR from the coding sequence ATGGATAAGATCAGCCGACAGGAATCCGATCCCGGAATCAAGAAAGTAAGCGCACTGCTGAAAAGTGTCACGGTTCCGCACAAAGAAGATCATGAGTGGACGGTAATGGCGAATGAGATTTTTTCCGCTCTTGACAACACCCCTGTACACTCAGGAAAAACTCGCCTGCAGCTCCCTTTGCCTGATTTCCTGAAGATAAAACCATCGGTGGCATTTGCCGTTGCAACGGCACTGGTTCTGGCAGCGCTTTCTTTCCAGATATCATTTATGCTCTTCATTCCAAAGCCGCTGCCCAATGCACGGGTAGTTACCGTTCAGGGAGCGGTTACCTCGGGCCACCCCAGAGGCCGCGCTTCAGAGAGCACCCTGGAATCCGGAAACGACCTTCTCTCCCTTCCGGTCAGAGAAGGAGAGATTCTGGAAACGGGTAAGGACGGTTCCTGCATAATTGCCCTTGAAGAAAATACCGGTATTGCGCTTTTTGAGAATTCCAGGGTTGAAATTACTCATGCCTCCGCCGGAAAATTTTCGGCCTTTTTGGAAAAGGGAACCATCCTCGCCCGGGTGCCCCCCCCCAGGAAAGGCAAACGGTTTACCATTGTCACCCCCAATGCAGAATGCCATATTACCGGCACCATATTCAAGGTACAGGTTGAAAAAGATCCTGTTTCCCTGCGAACGAAAACAACCTTGTCGGTAATTGAAGGTACAGTACAATTCAGAAGTTCAATCCGAAAAAAGATGGTATTTGATATCACCGAAGGAGAATTCTCGGTTCTGGAGGGGAGCGACAGCTTTGCAACATCCGGACAGATTACCGAAAACCGGTCTGCATTGAAAGAGGCTCTGCAGGTTCTGGCGCCGCTCGACCGCGCCGTGAGCCCATTAGAGAACAGCGCAGTTGCACTTTCCAGCGATCCCCCGGGAGCTGCAGTCTTTATCGATGGTGAATATACCGGAAAAACTCCGCTTTACAGCGAATTCCCCGCAGGGAATCACACCCTTACTTTTTCTTACCTGAATTATTATCCCTGCGATACGATACTGACGGTAACAGCGGATAAATCCCATTCCATGACAATCTCCTTAGAGCGTGCGATCGTGATAGACTCCGTCAAAGCTCAAACTCCCGAACCGGTTCCGCAGAAAAAGAAAAAACGGGGATTCTTTTCACTGTTCCGTAAAGAACCGGAGCAAAAACCGGTTCCTCCGGCGCCCAAACCTGCGTCAATTAGCAAACATCCGGAATTCATCAAGGCTATGAATGATCTGCAGTTCGGACGGTATACAACCGCAATCGAACGGCTTCGCTCCCTCGCTCTCAGCGATGATATCTCATCGGAAAGCAAGGTAACCGTCCTGGAAAAAATGGCCCTGTGCCATAAAAAGAATCGTCAATTTGACAATGCGCTAACGATATACAATTCAATGTATGAAATTGTGGGCAGCGGTGTTAAAAAAGACAACCTGCTGTGGGAAATCATTACGATTAAAATCGATAGATTGCAGGATTATGCGGGCGCTGAAATGGACCTTGTTGAATATCTGATCGCCTACCCCGACGGCTTGTGGCTTTTCGAAGCCTATGTGCGGCTGGCGGAAATGCAATACCTTCTTGACAAACCTGAGGCTGCGGCGCGTACCTATAAAAAACATGTCGAATATTTTTCGGGCAAGCAGGATGTTCACCGTTCGATTTATGCACTTGCGCAGATTTACAGGACCGAACTCGATAATTGTTCCGAGGCGCTGAAATGGTATACAAAGCTCATTTCGGAATATCCGCAAAGTACGTATAAGGAAAATAGCGTATTCTGGCGGGCTGAATGCTTTTCCCGGCTTGGAAGAAGTCAAGAAGCTAAACAGGAATATCAGTATTATCTCTCCCATTTTCCGCAAGGACGCTGGAAAGAGGCTGCTGCGGCACGAATGCAGGCGAGATAA
- the ispE gene encoding 4-(cytidine 5'-diphospho)-2-C-methyl-D-erythritol kinase produces the protein MRNGDCSMPSRKAYARITPALDIVKKLADGECKGFHELGIIKHQIGLYDMVHLEKADTMEVVCDRDGVPCDKTNICWKAVESIKQEFGIGENARITLTKNIPARGGLAGGSSNAAATLLLADELWGLNLSRKQLCSLGGKLGMDVPYFFYGKTAFDTESTGILQPISTDMRFYFILVIPEIGVSTKEAYGSIDYSAINRHREMTERMEQALGENNYDMVVKSIHNDFELSVFQSHPELQNIRDTLINAGCHAAFMSGSGSTIVGVVRDQREALTVCNRVNYTTIIASTL, from the coding sequence ATGAGAAACGGTGACTGTTCCATGCCTTCACGGAAAGCTTATGCCCGAATTACCCCGGCTCTGGATATTGTAAAGAAGCTTGCCGACGGTGAGTGCAAGGGATTTCACGAGCTGGGGATCATCAAACATCAGATCGGTCTGTACGATATGGTGCACCTCGAGAAAGCCGATACCATGGAGGTGGTGTGCGACCGGGATGGCGTTCCCTGTGATAAAACAAATATTTGCTGGAAAGCGGTAGAAAGTATTAAACAGGAGTTCGGGATAGGGGAGAATGCCCGGATTACCTTGACGAAAAATATCCCTGCCCGGGGCGGACTCGCCGGTGGAAGTTCCAATGCTGCGGCAACCCTGCTGCTGGCTGATGAACTATGGGGGCTTAATCTCTCGCGTAAACAGCTCTGTTCGCTGGGGGGCAAACTCGGTATGGATGTCCCTTACTTTTTTTACGGCAAAACCGCTTTCGATACCGAATCAACCGGTATCCTCCAGCCGATTTCCACTGATATGCGCTTTTATTTTATTCTGGTAATTCCCGAAATCGGTGTATCGACAAAGGAGGCCTACGGTTCAATCGATTATTCTGCAATAAACCGTCACCGGGAGATGACCGAAAGAATGGAGCAGGCATTGGGGGAAAATAACTATGACATGGTTGTCAAAAGTATACACAACGATTTCGAACTCAGTGTTTTTCAAAGCCATCCGGAGTTGCAAAATATCAGGGATACATTGATTAACGCCGGTTGTCATGCGGCCTTTATGAGCGGTTCGGGTTCGACAATCGTGGGGGTGGTAAGGGACCAAAGGGAAGCTCTGACTGTTTGTAACCGCGTAAATTATACAACTATTATTGCATCAACCCTTTGA
- a CDS encoding sigma-70 family RNA polymerase sigma factor, translating into MDAINLKHFGQNSDYHYSREGHNVENQDVTELIEKCIEGDRRAQFALFNRYKSKVAGIVFRSLGPGIDGDDVIQQVFISLFKSLAHFKGLSSFDTWVYRISYKVCTDQLRKKYRKRKLNIVEFDNIEGSVKDEKFSPEMVLQQKELNEKIFSALMKMSIEKRMVVVLYEMEERTVEEIAAIIKKPSGTVKSRLFHGRKELKKHLSRYLDTE; encoded by the coding sequence TTGGACGCAATTAATTTGAAACATTTTGGCCAAAATAGCGACTATCATTATAGTCGGGAAGGCCATAATGTGGAAAATCAAGATGTTACGGAACTTATCGAGAAATGCATTGAGGGTGACCGACGTGCACAATTTGCCTTATTCAACCGATATAAGTCCAAGGTTGCAGGCATTGTTTTTCGGAGTCTGGGGCCGGGAATTGATGGGGATGATGTTATTCAGCAGGTCTTTATCAGCCTCTTTAAAAGCCTGGCGCATTTCAAAGGACTCTCGTCCTTTGATACATGGGTCTACCGGATCAGTTATAAAGTATGTACCGATCAGCTCAGAAAAAAATACAGGAAACGGAAGTTAAATATTGTCGAATTCGATAATATTGAAGGATCGGTAAAAGATGAAAAATTCAGCCCGGAGATGGTGCTGCAGCAAAAGGAGTTGAACGAAAAGATCTTTTCCGCCCTGATGAAAATGAGCATAGAAAAAAGAATGGTAGTCGTATTGTACGAAATGGAAGAGAGGACTGTTGAAGAGATTGCCGCGATAATCAAGAAGCCTTCGGGCACGGTAAAGTCACGGCTCTTTCACGGTCGCAAAGAATTGAAGAAGCATCTCAGTAGATATCTGGATACCGAGTAA
- a CDS encoding PEGA domain-containing protein, whose amino-acid sequence MTRPLSIIKILLYGIILTVPVYSFDVQHTRLGETLSIFRFVNTTNDSSYDNFHILLRRRLDYELLFPGLRIKAWDSPYTDTATLAGHSKYVLFGTFETDSVSRENHLTFTIINNKEGESSWKKLPAGSMSIDDIAETIILKTGNFLKKPILGELTVSSNPPGCDVLLDGVNTGRTPKVFSVESGEYRIRLDGEFLDPFEQSVLIEAGKTVDLNVQMNFKGYPTFYWLAASSALTGLAVIAFVLEKNYHDDYMNLDGGLNKSDYKRAYKSYARANYIGIGFRYLSIVGWTGTGFCFFINRSLKRRIFGRN is encoded by the coding sequence ATGACACGGCCGCTGAGTATCATCAAAATTCTCCTTTACGGTATTATCCTTACCGTTCCTGTATACAGTTTTGATGTGCAGCACACGAGACTCGGCGAAACCCTGTCCATATTTCGTTTCGTTAACACCACCAATGATTCCAGCTATGATAATTTTCATATCCTGCTCCGCCGCCGGCTCGATTATGAACTGTTATTTCCGGGGCTGCGCATCAAAGCCTGGGATTCACCGTATACCGATACGGCAACACTTGCCGGACATTCAAAATATGTCCTCTTCGGGACATTCGAGACCGATTCGGTATCCCGTGAAAATCATCTGACCTTTACCATAATTAATAATAAAGAAGGCGAAAGCAGCTGGAAAAAACTTCCTGCAGGAAGTATGTCGATCGACGATATCGCCGAAACAATCATTCTTAAAACAGGCAATTTTCTCAAAAAACCGATACTCGGCGAATTGACCGTGAGTTCCAATCCTCCGGGATGCGATGTATTGCTTGATGGTGTCAATACCGGGCGGACACCCAAAGTGTTTTCGGTGGAATCGGGAGAATACCGTATTCGACTTGACGGCGAATTTCTGGATCCCTTTGAACAATCAGTCCTTATCGAAGCCGGTAAAACAGTCGATCTCAACGTTCAAATGAATTTCAAGGGATACCCGACTTTCTACTGGCTGGCGGCATCCAGCGCATTAACCGGCCTTGCTGTTATAGCCTTTGTGCTTGAAAAAAATTATCATGATGATTATATGAATCTGGATGGAGGATTGAATAAATCAGATTATAAACGTGCCTACAAATCCTATGCACGGGCAAACTACATCGGCATCGGATTCAGGTATTTGAGTATCGTGGGCTGGACCGGTACAGGATTCTGTTTTTTTATTAACCGTTCGCTCAAGAGGCGCATCTTTGGACGCAATTAA
- a CDS encoding TIGR02147 family protein — protein MIDIYTYIDFRKLLKDLYEEHKKKHPFFSYRYIAQKVGFSSAGFFTNIIQGKRNISSEYIFKFAQLFKFNKGETEYFELLVNFGQAKSHSQKKYYFEKILANKKSKITITDAQHYEFYNKWYYTAIRELIDIFPVKANYDELAKMVHPPIKPAEAKKAVEFLEAIDFIKRNADGYFEQTDNFISTGYEAKSVAITNFLISMIDLARFNIERLPREKRSMSTLTFSISEDGYNAIIERLKNIHREILEMVREDRSHNKQDRIYHVNVQVFPLSKVE, from the coding sequence ATGATTGATATTTATACCTATATAGATTTCAGGAAGCTTCTGAAAGATCTTTATGAGGAACATAAAAAGAAGCATCCTTTCTTTTCTTACCGCTACATTGCCCAGAAGGTCGGATTCAGTTCTGCGGGCTTTTTTACCAACATAATTCAGGGCAAAAGAAATATATCGTCGGAATATATATTTAAATTCGCTCAGCTTTTCAAATTCAACAAAGGGGAGACCGAATATTTCGAGCTCCTGGTAAATTTCGGGCAGGCCAAGAGTCACAGTCAGAAGAAATATTACTTCGAAAAGATTCTTGCCAATAAGAAATCGAAGATAACGATAACCGATGCACAGCATTATGAGTTTTACAACAAATGGTATTACACTGCAATTCGCGAGCTTATCGATATTTTCCCGGTCAAGGCCAATTATGATGAGCTTGCGAAAATGGTTCATCCTCCGATTAAACCTGCAGAAGCAAAAAAGGCGGTGGAGTTCCTTGAGGCAATCGATTTTATCAAGCGTAATGCCGACGGTTATTTTGAGCAGACGGATAATTTTATTTCAACAGGATATGAAGCGAAGTCGGTTGCCATCACCAATTTTCTCATCAGTATGATAGATCTTGCCCGGTTCAATATCGAGCGGCTTCCACGGGAAAAACGGAGCATGTCTACCTTGACATTCAGTATATCCGAAGATGGGTATAATGCGATAATCGAGCGGTTGAAAAATATTCATCGTGAAATTCTTGAAATGGTGCGTGAAGACCGGAGCCATAATAAGCAGGATCGAATATACCATGTTAACGTCCAGGTTTTTCCTCTTTCGAAAGTTGAATAG
- a CDS encoding VWA domain-containing protein codes for MKIQYHAKLFLIGKKSGMFLNNTHTYSKGGIMVSYKTTVTGMIMTLLFCSIALFAKVPLDSLGEGTCVAWKPISADTVSDTSFGIGDTLYLPNGEISVNVPADQREEVTIPSVGTEVSIICGDGFANGKVTQVFRNPFDLPMETQYVFPLPHNGAVHGMDFRTSTGVFHADIQEKEEAKKQYEEAKKEGKQASLLLQSQDNIFIQKLCNILPHDSVEVTIYFSMSLIYDMGTFELAFPTVVGPRYDPAPLAKQRSNPLYVPPGTRSGSSLDFTILFITPYQIADLVSPNHDVTVTEQGIDQMTLPTVMLEMDRQLPEGSNTVLVQMNDKDVLPNRDIVLRFGRKSPHRDVSVLSYHDGNKGYFALQIYPDLLDTASKKPQNVDLVFVLDVSGSMGGIPLMKLKEIMNAMLDKATPGDRLSFLAFSNSTSNFNETPVAATPENIAAARQWISNLYASGGTQMLSGVRKGLSVPLEPGRTRIMTLITDGFIGGINDIYAEIENDPNETIAFTFGIGNSTNRELMDLAANAGEGIATMVLLNDDVKPIVDDFWTRIRIPQLKNISIDWGGEIPTALTRQSVGDLWYGQPVLLFGMYQQGGPRTIMLNADKDGEAVSESYDVNFVSDNRTMECVAQMWARQTIENLRNEQSALYNEQNKDKILEISLAFGVLCEYTAFIAVADSVVNENGELVSTETPAENPDGVDSSMAGSESWGPGSLDASEAISVSGTPKITIMPLSQNLMQIYLASFTPEVLAGKACIYDVKGRLIMEWSLAELAAANYRWTWNFTDRAGNPITRGFFVLVIRTPELVLNQPIAYK; via the coding sequence ATGAAAATTCAGTACCATGCAAAACTGTTTCTCATTGGGAAAAAATCGGGGATGTTTTTAAATAACACACATACTTACTCTAAAGGAGGAATCATGGTTTCATATAAAACCACTGTAACAGGGATGATAATGACACTTCTTTTCTGCTCGATTGCGCTTTTTGCAAAGGTCCCTTTGGACAGTTTAGGTGAAGGTACCTGTGTGGCATGGAAGCCGATATCGGCGGATACAGTCTCGGATACATCATTTGGTATTGGCGATACGCTTTATCTGCCGAACGGAGAAATCTCAGTTAATGTGCCGGCTGATCAGCGTGAAGAGGTCACCATACCGTCGGTTGGAACGGAAGTCAGCATTATCTGTGGTGACGGCTTTGCCAATGGTAAGGTTACCCAGGTTTTTCGCAATCCTTTCGATCTTCCCATGGAGACCCAGTATGTTTTTCCTCTTCCCCACAATGGCGCTGTGCACGGCATGGATTTTCGTACGAGTACCGGTGTATTTCATGCAGATATACAGGAAAAGGAAGAAGCAAAGAAGCAATACGAGGAGGCAAAAAAAGAGGGCAAACAGGCAAGTCTCCTGCTTCAGTCGCAGGATAATATCTTTATCCAGAAACTCTGCAACATACTGCCCCATGACAGTGTGGAAGTGACGATCTATTTCAGCATGAGTTTGATCTATGATATGGGTACCTTCGAACTGGCTTTTCCAACGGTTGTAGGCCCACGGTACGATCCGGCGCCTCTGGCTAAGCAGCGTTCCAACCCGCTCTATGTTCCTCCCGGAACACGCAGCGGCAGCAGTCTTGATTTTACTATCCTTTTTATCACGCCCTATCAGATTGCCGATCTTGTCAGTCCGAATCATGACGTTACGGTGACTGAACAGGGAATCGATCAGATGACCCTGCCGACAGTCATGCTTGAAATGGACCGGCAGCTTCCTGAAGGATCGAATACCGTGCTGGTTCAAATGAATGATAAGGATGTGCTTCCCAATAGGGATATTGTACTCCGCTTCGGCAGAAAATCGCCGCATCGTGATGTAAGTGTTTTAAGTTACCATGACGGCAACAAAGGATATTTCGCCCTGCAGATTTATCCCGATTTACTCGATACCGCCTCTAAAAAGCCGCAGAATGTGGATCTGGTATTTGTTCTTGATGTTTCCGGATCTATGGGTGGGATTCCCCTTATGAAATTGAAAGAGATAATGAATGCCATGCTGGATAAAGCAACCCCGGGCGACCGTCTTTCGTTTTTAGCATTCAGTAACAGTACATCGAATTTCAACGAGACGCCGGTTGCGGCAACGCCGGAGAATATCGCAGCGGCGAGGCAATGGATAAGCAATCTTTATGCAAGTGGCGGCACTCAGATGCTTTCCGGGGTACGGAAAGGATTGAGTGTTCCCCTCGAGCCTGGGCGAACCAGAATAATGACACTCATCACCGATGGATTTATCGGAGGAATAAATGATATTTATGCTGAAATTGAGAATGATCCCAATGAAACGATTGCTTTTACTTTCGGTATCGGCAACTCGACCAACCGGGAACTGATGGATCTGGCGGCGAATGCCGGTGAAGGCATTGCAACAATGGTATTACTCAATGATGATGTTAAACCGATTGTCGATGATTTCTGGACCCGGATTCGCATTCCTCAGCTCAAGAATATTTCAATCGATTGGGGTGGCGAAATTCCGACTGCCTTAACCCGGCAGAGTGTTGGTGATCTCTGGTATGGGCAACCGGTTCTCTTGTTCGGTATGTATCAGCAGGGCGGTCCCCGAACCATTATGCTCAATGCCGATAAAGACGGTGAAGCAGTCTCGGAGTCATATGATGTTAACTTTGTTTCCGACAACAGGACAATGGAGTGTGTTGCCCAGATGTGGGCTCGTCAGACAATAGAGAATCTTCGCAATGAACAGAGCGCTCTCTATAACGAACAGAATAAAGATAAAATACTGGAGATCAGCCTTGCTTTCGGTGTCTTATGTGAATACACCGCATTCATTGCCGTTGCCGATTCGGTGGTAAATGAAAATGGTGAGTTGGTTTCAACCGAAACTCCTGCAGAAAATCCCGATGGAGTCGATTCCTCTATGGCGGGTTCCGAATCATGGGGACCGGGCAGTCTGGATGCTTCAGAGGCTATCAGTGTTTCAGGGACACCAAAAATTACGATAATGCCCCTGTCGCAGAACCTGATGCAGATTTATCTTGCATCCTTTACGCCCGAAGTCCTGGCCGGTAAAGCATGTATTTATGACGTCAAAGGAAGGCTTATCATGGAATGGTCGCTTGCTGAGCTTGCTGCAGCTAATTACAGATGGACATGGAATTTCACCGATCGGGCAGGGAATCCGATAACCCGTGGATTTTTCGTGCTTGTTATAAGGACGCCGGAACTCGTTCTCAATCAACCAATAGCCTACAAATAG
- a CDS encoding GAF domain-containing protein has protein sequence MLLRSRKQDIAIVGINKEASTILGLLLNTDGPRVIRVINPQLEDLNELTRYPTLDIIVNATDDQEILERLKRLNMKRVDIISSLSARILYLSGSKELSQEQLSQERERILKSLHEIKQAVLLSKNKEELLKLFLEVAIGSCNADSGSIMLVDSQKRLLNIEMADGLNVDIVRTTAQKFGKGIAGKVAQTGKSFLINGEPGILSEGEGRKDIISSISCPLVIGNEVVGVLNLNSKRYERIFNKADLRYIEELTSFAADVVKASKDFELTTTSAFSLSLLGRIQAILNLEFPFPERLNLLLMKVVTASHGVICNYYEFDDKSRIFLVKASSSFNMNLLQGKKIKLNAQLTTQVLKAQKTVTINVPEKDSFQQKWYIAHPIKVRKQMAGLLFLHLISPKKEVHEEQEILERIGEMIAHELNANAEREFLRIQSAKLSAVSEASFNIASAKDISELINFALPNVCLILEAEAGIFWLQNPVAEKLEVYKSFAIDNQGGLPRLEKLDAEIHDALIPGNGVVLIEDLRAEGFAPSGNYPHSLLRKTFGREGRVAGVLSLYGKKSLDLFGSQKFTEHDKEVFLKFCLQFFKGLSKLMPYFDEKR, from the coding sequence ATGCTTTTACGATCACGAAAACAGGACATTGCCATTGTAGGTATTAATAAGGAAGCTTCCACTATTCTGGGGCTGCTTCTCAATACCGATGGACCACGGGTAATTCGAGTCATTAATCCGCAGTTGGAAGACCTTAACGAACTGACCCGGTATCCAACGCTGGATATTATCGTTAATGCCACCGACGACCAGGAGATTCTGGAGCGCCTGAAACGCCTGAATATGAAACGGGTCGATATTATCAGCAGTCTGAGCGCCCGTATTCTCTATTTATCCGGCAGTAAGGAGCTTTCCCAGGAACAGCTCTCTCAGGAGCGGGAGCGAATCCTTAAGAGTCTGCATGAAATTAAGCAGGCGGTGCTTCTTTCGAAAAATAAAGAGGAGCTGTTGAAATTATTTCTTGAAGTTGCCATTGGTTCCTGTAATGCAGATTCGGGATCGATCATGCTGGTCGATTCGCAAAAAAGGCTGCTTAACATTGAGATGGCCGACGGACTCAATGTCGATATTGTTCGCACCACAGCTCAGAAATTCGGAAAAGGGATTGCCGGCAAAGTTGCTCAAACCGGTAAATCCTTTCTGATTAATGGAGAACCCGGAATTCTCTCTGAGGGAGAGGGGAGAAAGGATATCATTTCTTCCATATCATGTCCTCTGGTGATCGGTAATGAGGTTGTCGGGGTGCTGAACCTCAACAGCAAGCGGTATGAGCGGATATTCAATAAAGCCGATTTGCGCTATATTGAAGAGTTGACCAGTTTCGCTGCAGATGTAGTCAAGGCTTCAAAGGATTTCGAATTGACGACGACTTCGGCATTCTCACTCTCCCTCCTCGGACGTATACAGGCCATTCTCAATCTCGAATTTCCTTTCCCGGAACGGCTTAATTTGCTGCTCATGAAAGTGGTTACCGCCTCTCACGGGGTAATCTGCAATTACTATGAGTTCGATGATAAGAGCCGGATTTTTCTTGTCAAGGCATCGAGTTCATTCAATATGAACCTTTTGCAGGGCAAAAAAATAAAATTGAATGCTCAGTTGACAACGCAGGTTCTGAAAGCGCAGAAAACGGTTACAATTAATGTTCCCGAAAAGGATTCCTTTCAGCAAAAATGGTATATAGCCCATCCGATAAAGGTCAGGAAACAAATGGCCGGGCTTCTGTTCCTCCATTTAATTTCCCCTAAAAAGGAGGTCCATGAAGAGCAGGAGATACTGGAACGGATCGGCGAGATGATTGCTCACGAACTGAATGCCAATGCGGAGCGGGAATTTTTAAGAATCCAGTCGGCCAAACTTTCCGCAGTATCCGAAGCATCGTTCAATATCGCTTCAGCCAAAGACATCTCCGAGCTGATCAACTTTGCCCTGCCCAATGTCTGTCTTATCCTTGAGGCCGAGGCAGGAATTTTCTGGCTTCAGAACCCAGTTGCAGAGAAACTGGAAGTTTACAAGTCCTTTGCAATCGATAATCAGGGCGGTCTGCCCCGGCTTGAAAAACTGGATGCTGAGATTCATGACGCTTTGATTCCCGGCAACGGTGTTGTTTTGATCGAAGATCTCCGTGCCGAGGGTTTTGCTCCCTCCGGCAACTATCCTCACTCGCTTCTCCGGAAAACGTTCGGAAGGGAAGGTCGGGTTGCGGGGGTTCTTTCCCTCTACGGTAAAAAATCCCTTGATCTTTTCGGTTCGCAAAAATTTACCGAACACGATAAGGAAGTGTTTCTTAAATTCTGTCTGCAGTTTTTCAAGGGGCTGTCCAAACTCATGCCCTATTTCGATGAGAAACGGTGA